A DNA window from Solirubrobacterales bacterium contains the following coding sequences:
- the mrdA gene encoding penicillin-binding protein 2 produces MPDNSPFFRLPDRQSDALSSRSSLRIAVLGVIALSLFAIVFFRLWFLQVLSGSQYLAEANQNRTRNVRVDAPRGNIVDRNGDLLVENRSSWQVRVDQNAWGISLTEKNKRLKFNDPAFRPLLKRLALALDRPQRDLKAKMRDSLFQEGFANAVVAEDVDYGGVVKISENSEAFPNVEVSQSYKRAYPNDKLAAHLFGYAREIDGEELKSGKFENAQQGDTVGQTGLEVQYDQFLRGKPGMQRIEVEASGRARKDLPGTNPQTGDSLRLTIDKDLQKVGESAIAKASDGIASHGAAFVAMDVNNGEILGMGSYPTYDPGVFSGVLKQSTYEQISSKANGLPIINRAIGAAYPPGSTFKAITAIANMQAGLLRPGYTINDAGVWEYGGIKWQNAGKEPLGTINLNDALRASSDIYFYQQGLKAFQKGGQIIQRMAARLGLARVPNIDLPDAVAGKVSNPKIVKAETGRTFGAGDNINASVGQGSTQVSPLQMAVAYAALGNGGYVVTPHLGKGIDDAQGEAVQTIELPARRKLDLNPSNVSAILAGLNAAAQRPGGTSYGVFNNFPRPIAGKTGTAEAGAGKLDQSWYVSLAPYPNPRYVVAVTVEQGGFGAESAAPAARQILAKLLNLSKREQRKWQPGTSRTL; encoded by the coding sequence ATGCCCGACAACTCGCCATTCTTCCGCCTGCCCGATCGACAGTCTGACGCGCTCAGCTCGCGTTCATCGCTGCGCATCGCAGTGCTCGGCGTGATTGCGTTGAGCCTGTTTGCAATTGTCTTCTTTCGCCTTTGGTTTCTCCAGGTGCTGAGCGGCAGCCAGTACCTCGCCGAGGCAAACCAGAATCGCACCCGAAACGTCCGTGTGGATGCGCCGCGCGGCAACATCGTCGACCGCAACGGCGACTTGCTGGTTGAAAACAGGAGCTCATGGCAGGTGCGCGTGGATCAGAACGCATGGGGCATCTCTCTGACCGAAAAAAACAAGCGGCTGAAATTCAACGACCCCGCCTTCAGGCCGTTGCTGAAACGACTTGCTCTGGCGCTCGACCGCCCGCAGCGCGACCTCAAGGCGAAGATGCGCGACTCGCTCTTTCAGGAGGGGTTTGCAAACGCAGTGGTGGCCGAGGACGTCGATTACGGCGGCGTCGTGAAGATCAGCGAGAACTCCGAGGCATTTCCCAATGTCGAGGTTTCTCAGTCCTACAAGCGCGCATACCCCAACGACAAGCTTGCGGCGCACCTTTTTGGCTACGCGCGCGAAATCGACGGAGAAGAACTGAAGTCGGGAAAATTTGAGAACGCCCAACAGGGCGATACGGTCGGCCAGACGGGCCTCGAGGTCCAGTACGACCAGTTCCTGCGCGGCAAGCCGGGCATGCAGCGAATTGAGGTCGAAGCCAGCGGCAGGGCGAGAAAGGACCTCCCGGGCACAAACCCGCAGACCGGCGACAGCCTGCGCCTGACCATCGACAAGGACCTGCAGAAGGTCGGAGAGTCGGCAATCGCAAAAGCTTCCGACGGCATAGCTTCGCACGGCGCAGCCTTCGTGGCGATGGATGTGAACAACGGTGAAATCCTCGGAATGGGCAGCTACCCGACCTACGACCCGGGCGTCTTTTCCGGAGTGCTCAAACAGTCCACCTACGAGCAGATCAGTTCAAAAGCCAACGGCCTCCCGATCATCAACCGCGCGATTGGCGCGGCCTATCCGCCGGGCTCGACGTTCAAGGCGATCACCGCGATTGCGAACATGCAGGCCGGGCTGCTCCGCCCCGGTTACACGATCAACGATGCCGGCGTGTGGGAGTACGGGGGGATCAAGTGGCAGAACGCCGGAAAAGAGCCGCTGGGCACCATCAACTTGAACGACGCGCTGCGCGCGTCGAGCGACATCTACTTCTATCAACAGGGTCTCAAGGCCTTCCAGAAGGGTGGCCAGATCATTCAGCGGATGGCCGCTCGCCTCGGCCTTGCGCGCGTGCCGAACATCGACCTACCGGACGCCGTGGCCGGAAAGGTCTCAAACCCGAAAATCGTCAAGGCCGAAACGGGCCGCACGTTTGGTGCCGGAGACAACATCAACGCCTCGGTCGGTCAGGGGTCGACACAGGTCTCACCGCTGCAGATGGCAGTTGCGTACGCCGCCCTGGGCAACGGGGGCTACGTCGTCACGCCGCACCTCGGAAAGGGCATCGACGACGCTCAGGGCGAAGCGGTCCAGACAATCGAGCTGCCTGCTCGACGCAAACTCGACCTCAATCCCTCCAACGTCAGCGCGATCCTCGCTGGACTGAACGCCGCGGCCCAACGGCCCGGCGGAACGAGCTACGGCGTCTTCAACAACTTTCCCAGGCCAATAGCTGGCAAGACCGGAACCGCAGAGGCCGGTGCTGGCAAATTGGATCAGTCCTGGTATGTCTCCCTCGCTCCGTACCCAAACCCGCGCTATGTTGTTGCGGTGACGGTTGAGCAAGGAGGCTTCGGAGCAGAATCCGCGGCGCCGGCTGCCCGTCAGATCCTCGCCAAACTGCTCAATTTGAGCAAGCGCGAGCAACGTAAGTGGCAGCCTGGGACCTCCCGCACTCTCTAG
- a CDS encoding rod shape-determining protein: MGIFNYLTGFGGRDMAVDLGTANTLVYVRGRGIVLSEPSVVAIDSQTHDVHAVGVEAKRMLGRTPGSITAIRPLKDGVIADFDVTEQMLRHFIQKVHQSRWAHPRVVVCVPSGVTGVEKRAVEEACLSAGARQAYLIEEPMAAAIGAGLPVSEPTGSMIVDIGGGTSEVAVISLGGIVTSQSVRVGGDELDEAIVNYVKREYKLMIGQQTAEEVKLEIGSAYPLKEEVQAEIRGRDLVTGLPKTIVLTNDEVHRALAEPVGAIIDSIRVTLDQTPPELASDIMDRGIMLAGGGSLLKGFPERLREETQIPTHLAESPLTCVAIGSGRSLEEFEAIHRTTKARRRRR; encoded by the coding sequence ATGGGCATTTTCAACTACTTGACTGGTTTTGGCGGCCGCGACATGGCCGTCGACCTTGGCACCGCGAACACCCTCGTTTACGTACGTGGGCGGGGCATCGTGCTGTCTGAGCCGTCCGTGGTCGCGATCGACTCGCAGACCCATGACGTGCACGCCGTCGGAGTCGAGGCCAAGCGCATGCTCGGTCGTACTCCGGGAAGCATCACCGCGATCCGCCCGCTGAAGGACGGAGTCATAGCCGACTTCGACGTGACCGAGCAGATGCTCCGTCACTTCATCCAGAAGGTCCACCAGTCGCGCTGGGCGCACCCGCGAGTAGTGGTCTGCGTCCCTTCGGGCGTGACCGGCGTAGAAAAGCGCGCAGTCGAAGAGGCCTGCCTCTCGGCGGGCGCCCGCCAGGCGTACCTGATTGAAGAGCCGATGGCAGCCGCAATCGGCGCCGGGCTTCCAGTCTCTGAGCCGACCGGCTCGATGATCGTCGACATCGGCGGCGGCACAAGCGAGGTTGCTGTCATCTCGCTGGGCGGAATCGTCACGAGCCAGTCAGTGCGTGTCGGTGGCGACGAACTCGACGAAGCGATCGTCAACTACGTCAAGCGCGAGTACAAGCTGATGATCGGCCAGCAGACGGCCGAAGAGGTCAAGCTCGAGATCGGCTCCGCGTATCCATTGAAGGAAGAAGTTCAGGCCGAGATTCGCGGACGCGACCTCGTGACCGGACTGCCGAAGACGATCGTCCTGACCAACGATGAGGTCCACCGCGCACTGGCCGAGCCAGTCGGCGCGATCATCGATTCAATTCGTGTGACGCTCGACCAGACGCCCCCAGAGCTGGCCAGCGACATCATGGACCGCGGGATCATGCTTGCCGGCGGCGGCTCGCTCCTGAAGGGCTTCCCGGAACGGCTCCGTGAAGAAACCCAGATCCCCACTCACCTTGCGGAATCACCACTGACCTGCGTCGCGATTGGCTCTGGCCGGTCGCTTGAAGAGTTCGAGGCGATCCACCGCACGACCAAGGCGCGCCGCCGCCGGCGCTAG
- a CDS encoding Rne/Rng family ribonuclease has protein sequence MKKKVLVSADRNETRVAMLEAAGTPGKRTGGRSATKDTTDWRTAELYLERRGERSIVGNVYKAKVENVVAGLEAAFVDIGFEKNGFLHVDDIVVDGKQVAKRGTGRGARITDLLKSGQEIVVQVTKDPLKTKGARLTMQLAIPGRYMVFVPSGEGVGFSRRLEDKERLRLKREARGLDLLGGGAIIRTAARGATHEDFVRELIYLNMLNDVLDRRADETPAPAMIFQEADLSIRVIRDVFTDELDEALIDDEAQYERVKSFLTRTAPELSDRVVRYEEPKTTLFEKYGVEEEILKILSTRVDLPSGGYLIIEHTEALTIIDVNTGSFTGRGKARGLEETITHTNLEAAEEAVRQIRLRDIGGIIVIDFIDMARASNRDAVLKVMRKSLDEDRTKTHVVEISPLGLVEMTRQNVTDGVREIMTKVCPVCNGEGVVLSEETVALHVERHIREYIAENPKPEAYLVQINPRVTDALLHKMGSPIAHLEMETGKAILFEGGDGLPLEHFAVTFEGTVKKVEEKALPFQMGDEVMVHVVEPHMYEDDAAVAKLDHYIIAIEGAMDRIGTKALVRIKDVGRNVARAEIADDGPPKQARKKPAAAASNGKQSNGNGVVAEDGKDDQLESSGTRAPRRRGSRGGRGRSRAKTGGDSLGKESSES, from the coding sequence GTGAAGAAGAAGGTTTTGGTCAGTGCCGACCGCAACGAAACCCGCGTCGCGATGCTGGAGGCAGCGGGCACGCCGGGGAAGCGTACGGGCGGCAGGTCGGCCACCAAGGACACAACAGACTGGCGCACCGCAGAGCTCTACCTGGAGCGACGCGGCGAGCGTTCAATCGTCGGCAACGTCTACAAGGCGAAGGTCGAAAACGTCGTCGCGGGCCTCGAGGCCGCGTTCGTGGACATCGGATTCGAGAAGAACGGCTTTCTGCACGTTGACGACATCGTCGTTGACGGTAAGCAGGTCGCCAAGCGAGGTACCGGTCGCGGCGCACGCATCACTGACCTGTTGAAAAGCGGCCAGGAGATCGTCGTGCAGGTCACAAAGGACCCGCTCAAGACCAAGGGTGCGCGGCTCACGATGCAGCTCGCGATCCCTGGCCGCTACATGGTCTTCGTACCGAGCGGCGAGGGCGTCGGCTTTTCGCGCCGCCTCGAGGACAAAGAGCGTCTGCGCCTCAAGCGCGAGGCCCGTGGCCTCGACCTGCTCGGCGGCGGAGCGATCATCCGCACCGCGGCGCGTGGCGCCACGCACGAGGACTTCGTCCGCGAACTGATCTACCTGAACATGCTCAACGACGTGCTCGACCGTCGCGCCGATGAAACTCCCGCGCCGGCGATGATCTTCCAGGAAGCAGACCTCTCGATCCGCGTTATCCGCGACGTCTTCACGGACGAACTCGATGAGGCGCTGATCGACGATGAGGCACAGTACGAGCGCGTCAAATCGTTCCTCACGCGCACCGCACCCGAGCTTTCGGACCGCGTTGTGCGGTACGAGGAGCCCAAGACCACGCTCTTCGAAAAGTACGGCGTAGAGGAAGAGATCCTCAAGATCCTCTCCACGCGTGTGGACCTGCCCAGCGGCGGCTACCTGATCATCGAGCACACCGAGGCTCTGACGATCATCGACGTCAACACCGGTTCATTCACCGGTCGAGGAAAGGCGCGTGGCCTCGAAGAGACGATCACGCACACCAACCTCGAGGCAGCAGAAGAAGCAGTGCGCCAGATCCGGCTGCGCGACATCGGCGGAATCATCGTCATTGACTTCATCGACATGGCGCGCGCGAGCAATCGCGACGCCGTGCTCAAGGTCATGCGCAAGTCGCTGGACGAGGACCGCACCAAGACTCACGTCGTCGAGATCTCGCCGCTCGGCCTGGTCGAGATGACGCGCCAGAACGTCACCGATGGCGTGCGCGAGATCATGACCAAGGTCTGCCCGGTCTGCAACGGCGAGGGCGTCGTGCTCTCAGAAGAAACGGTCGCGCTGCACGTCGAAAGGCACATTCGCGAATACATCGCTGAGAACCCCAAGCCCGAGGCATACCTGGTACAGATCAACCCGCGCGTCACAGACGCACTGCTGCACAAGATGGGCTCACCGATCGCCCACCTCGAGATGGAGACCGGCAAGGCAATCCTGTTTGAAGGTGGCGATGGTCTGCCACTCGAACACTTCGCCGTGACCTTCGAGGGCACGGTCAAGAAGGTCGAGGAGAAGGCGCTGCCCTTCCAGATGGGCGACGAAGTGATGGTTCACGTCGTTGAGCCGCACATGTACGAGGACGACGCTGCCGTGGCCAAGCTTGACCACTACATCATCGCCATTGAAGGGGCCATGGATCGCATCGGGACGAAGGCGCTCGTGCGCATCAAGGATGTCGGCCGCAACGTCGCCAGGGCAGAGATTGCCGACGATGGGCCGCCCAAGCAGGCTCGCAAGAAGCCCGCTGCCGCAGCCTCGAACGGCAAGCAGAGCAACGGAAATGGCGTGGTCGCCGAAGATGGCAAGGACGACCAACTAGAATCCTCCGGAACTCGTGCCCCTCGCCGTCGTGGCAGTAGGGGTGGCCGAGGTCGTTCGCGCGCCAAGACCGGCGGCGACTCGCTTGGCAAAGAATCTTCTGAGAGCTAG
- the rplU gene encoding 50S ribosomal protein L21: MATATKQKTYAVVEVGGNQHRVSEGDFILVDRIADKEGAKIALKPLMLRGKDVVLDAKGLEKVKVEATIRGHERGEKIRVFKFKPKRGYKKTQGHRQELTRLEVTKITGGAAAAAKKPAAAKKDEE; encoded by the coding sequence ATGGCTACTGCCACAAAACAAAAGACTTACGCCGTCGTCGAAGTAGGCGGCAACCAGCACCGCGTAAGCGAGGGCGATTTCATCCTCGTGGACCGCATCGCCGACAAGGAGGGCGCGAAAATCGCCCTCAAGCCGCTGATGTTGCGCGGCAAGGATGTCGTTCTCGACGCCAAGGGCCTCGAGAAGGTCAAGGTCGAGGCCACGATTCGTGGTCACGAGCGCGGCGAGAAGATCCGCGTCTTCAAGTTCAAGCCCAAGCGTGGCTACAAGAAGACCCAGGGTCACCGTCAGGAGTTGACGCGCCTAGAGGTGACGAAGATCACCGGTGGAGCAGCCGCTGCAGCCAAGAAGCCGGCCGCAGCCAAGAAAGACGAGGAGTAG
- the obgE gene encoding GTPase ObgE — translation MFYDHVTFRVIAGRGGNGSVSFRREAHVPKGGPDGGDGGHGGNVVVVCDGSLRDLQQYRGRVEFKGDHGHHGEGNRRHGATGEVLELRVPPGTRVTRADGSLEAELNEPGEQVIVARGGTGGRGNKQFATSTQQAPRFSESGLPGEEVELDLRLRLLADAGLVGLPNAGKSSLLDRMTAAAPKIANYPFTTLEPVLGTLDAEDRQLVLVDIPGLIEGAHEGAGLGHDFLAHVERCKLLIHVLDLAPLDGSDPVENFETIENELAEHDGRLARLPRILALSKSDLVAPEAGAEALEEWRERLGDRMLAFVLTSSATREGLDELRSAIFKHVPAEIEASHYIPGVGEVRAPIIDRPEHIVYKPLDKDGFSVEPIAPRVFAVRGKGIELLLKRFDVGNDEALRHVEQRLRSIGVIRELERKGFESGDEIEIAGERFELDV, via the coding sequence GTGTTCTACGACCACGTGACATTTCGCGTGATCGCCGGTCGCGGTGGCAACGGCTCTGTTTCCTTCAGGCGCGAGGCTCACGTGCCCAAAGGCGGTCCCGACGGCGGAGACGGAGGCCATGGCGGAAACGTCGTGGTCGTCTGTGACGGCTCTCTTCGCGACCTGCAGCAGTACCGCGGGCGCGTTGAGTTCAAGGGCGATCACGGACATCACGGCGAGGGCAATCGTCGGCACGGCGCAACCGGAGAGGTCCTGGAGCTACGCGTACCTCCCGGAACTCGCGTCACTCGCGCCGACGGCTCACTCGAGGCCGAGCTGAACGAGCCCGGCGAGCAGGTGATCGTCGCGCGCGGCGGCACCGGTGGTCGCGGTAACAAGCAGTTCGCGACCAGCACCCAGCAGGCGCCTCGTTTCTCCGAGAGCGGTCTGCCGGGCGAAGAGGTGGAGCTTGACCTGCGGCTCAGGCTGCTCGCGGATGCCGGGCTCGTCGGGCTGCCCAACGCGGGCAAGTCGTCGCTGCTCGACCGCATGACGGCCGCCGCACCGAAAATTGCCAACTATCCGTTCACGACTCTTGAACCGGTGCTCGGAACGCTCGACGCCGAGGACCGTCAGCTGGTTCTCGTCGATATTCCGGGGCTGATCGAGGGAGCGCACGAGGGGGCGGGCCTTGGCCATGACTTTCTTGCGCACGTCGAGCGATGCAAGCTCTTGATTCACGTTTTGGATCTCGCCCCGCTCGACGGCTCTGATCCCGTCGAGAACTTCGAGACGATCGAAAACGAGCTCGCAGAGCACGACGGTCGGCTGGCGAGGCTTCCACGAATCCTCGCTCTGAGTAAGTCCGACCTCGTAGCGCCGGAGGCGGGCGCTGAGGCGCTCGAAGAATGGCGCGAGCGACTGGGCGATCGGATGCTCGCCTTCGTGCTCACCTCATCGGCCACGCGGGAGGGGCTCGACGAGCTGCGCTCGGCAATCTTCAAGCACGTGCCTGCCGAGATCGAGGCCTCGCACTACATCCCGGGTGTCGGAGAAGTTCGTGCGCCGATCATCGATCGACCCGAACACATCGTCTACAAGCCCCTCGACAAGGACGGCTTCTCGGTAGAACCAATCGCCCCGCGCGTCTTCGCTGTTCGCGGCAAGGGCATCGAACTTCTGCTCAAGCGCTTTGACGTCGGCAACGACGAGGCCCTCCGTCACGTCGAGCAGCGACTACGGTCGATCGGAGTAATCCGTGAGCTCGAACGCAAGGGTTTTGAGTCGGGCGACGAAATAGAGATCGCGGGCGAGCGTTTCGAGCTCGACGTCTGA
- the mreD gene encoding rod shape-determining protein MreD, whose amino-acid sequence MAHEQVRSYGRLALVVGVGVLVQLAVIGQFRPFGVVPDIMPVLVVSIGLLGGATTGATTGFIAGFLIDLTLVQTMGVSSLLLTIGGYFAGRLRELYDPVHPLTSSAVGASASVFFSVGFGIMQFSLGQPAPDPLSMLWQVLLSAVYGALIAPIVFRVARWAMLPNLGRGGDPMKRRRRATMTSQSVLASPTVDTRKRRKLSRRRSNF is encoded by the coding sequence ATGGCCCACGAGCAGGTACGCAGCTACGGCCGTCTGGCCCTGGTCGTCGGCGTCGGGGTGCTGGTTCAACTCGCCGTGATCGGGCAATTCCGCCCGTTTGGCGTCGTTCCCGACATCATGCCCGTGCTAGTCGTTTCGATCGGATTGCTCGGCGGCGCCACGACAGGCGCTACAACTGGATTCATCGCGGGTTTCCTCATCGACCTCACTCTGGTCCAGACAATGGGCGTGTCCTCACTACTTCTGACGATCGGCGGCTACTTCGCCGGCCGACTGCGCGAGCTCTATGACCCCGTGCACCCGCTGACCAGCTCTGCTGTCGGCGCGAGCGCCTCCGTCTTCTTTTCGGTCGGCTTCGGGATCATGCAGTTCTCGCTCGGCCAGCCTGCTCCGGATCCGCTGAGCATGCTCTGGCAGGTGCTGCTCTCGGCCGTGTACGGCGCGCTCATTGCTCCGATCGTGTTCCGCGTCGCCCGATGGGCGATGCTGCCAAATCTCGGCCGCGGCGGAGACCCGATGAAGCGCCGCCGTCGCGCGACTATGACCAGTCAGAGCGTGCTCGCATCGCCGACCGTCGATACGCGTAAGCGCCGTAAGCTGAGTCGTCGCAGGAGCAATTTCTGA
- the mreC gene encoding rod shape-determining protein MreC: MPTRQQIRRRRITAGALVALCFILLTVYFSEATGGALHTMQRGAIEVLSPLQSLASGAVKPFSDGVNWVGDSISAKGDNKKLQLQLADARIAQARLQQAASENEQLRALVKFSDSRDFPSGRTAVAARVIARSPTEWYGRVTINAGSSDGVRINDPVIAAGNNRGALVGKVTTVAGNASQVTLLTDSASKISALIAKRNILGLIQPGAGGQAGADDLQMAYIEQRRTIVKGDMVVTSGTVDDPEKVESIFPAGIPIGAVTRVDPEERRLYGRVDIAPYADIRDIQLLQVLTREGR, translated from the coding sequence ATGCCGACCCGGCAACAGATCCGCCGACGTCGCATCACGGCAGGCGCACTCGTTGCGCTCTGTTTCATCCTGCTGACCGTTTATTTCAGCGAGGCGACGGGGGGTGCGCTCCACACGATGCAGCGCGGTGCAATCGAAGTTCTCTCGCCGCTTCAGTCGCTCGCCAGCGGCGCAGTCAAGCCGTTCAGCGACGGCGTCAACTGGGTCGGCGACTCGATCAGCGCGAAGGGCGACAACAAGAAGCTCCAGCTTCAGCTCGCAGACGCGCGTATCGCGCAGGCCCGGCTCCAGCAGGCGGCCAGCGAGAACGAGCAGCTGCGCGCGCTCGTCAAGTTTTCGGACAGCCGAGACTTCCCGTCCGGCCGTACCGCGGTCGCGGCGCGGGTCATTGCACGCTCGCCGACCGAGTGGTACGGCCGTGTGACGATCAACGCCGGCTCGTCCGACGGCGTGCGCATAAACGATCCGGTGATCGCCGCCGGAAACAACAGGGGCGCGCTCGTGGGCAAAGTCACGACCGTCGCCGGAAACGCCTCTCAGGTCACGTTGCTCACCGACAGCGCGAGCAAAATAAGCGCGTTGATAGCCAAGCGGAACATCCTCGGGCTCATTCAACCTGGCGCCGGAGGCCAGGCGGGAGCGGATGATCTGCAGATGGCCTACATCGAGCAGCGCAGGACGATCGTCAAAGGCGACATGGTCGTGACCTCCGGCACAGTCGACGATCCCGAGAAGGTCGAGTCGATTTTTCCGGCCGGGATTCCGATCGGAGCCGTCACACGGGTTGACCCAGAAGAACGCCGCCTGTACGGCCGGGTGGACATAGCGCCCTATGCGGACATCCGCGACATCCAGCTGCTGCAGGTGCTCACCCGTGAGGGCCGTTGA
- the rodA gene encoding rod shape-determining protein RodA, giving the protein MPTADIPAQRIDPTGVAAGVKRFRADAASRVIARGFDWPLLGAAIALITYSVIVMNGATDNDVPGSPDFYVIRQSVFAVAGVFLLFAVSRIDYTRLREYRTQIYAFLIVSNVIVLLLGTATKGSRRWIDVGFFQIQPSELGKVFLILTLAAFIADRGRDRQTGGIVLPVIALAALPAGLVFIQPDLGTALVYGAITLSLLFVGGIPWQQMAALLVAIVLMATAVLWAAPAAGVNLLKDYQVSRLTAFLHPSDDPGGVAFQQNQGQIAIGAGQRIGRGLEDATQTQLNFIPEHRTDFIFAVVGESYGFAGAALVMTLFALLIWRGLRILALARDQFGALIAAGVVAMLMFQVFVNVGMNIGIMPITGVTLPLMSYGGASVLTTFIALGLLQSVAVRSRH; this is encoded by the coding sequence ATGCCAACTGCAGATATACCCGCTCAAAGGATCGACCCGACCGGGGTCGCTGCGGGAGTCAAGCGCTTCCGAGCCGACGCTGCGTCGCGGGTGATCGCGCGCGGCTTCGACTGGCCGCTGCTTGGCGCAGCGATCGCGCTGATCACATACAGCGTGATAGTTATGAATGGGGCAACGGACAACGACGTGCCCGGCAGTCCGGACTTCTACGTCATTCGGCAGTCTGTTTTTGCAGTGGCTGGTGTCTTCCTGCTCTTCGCCGTGAGCCGCATCGACTACACGCGGCTGCGTGAGTACCGCACGCAGATATACGCGTTCCTGATCGTTTCAAACGTGATCGTGCTTCTGCTCGGCACGGCGACGAAGGGTTCCCGCCGTTGGATCGATGTGGGCTTCTTCCAGATACAACCTTCAGAGCTCGGCAAGGTGTTCTTGATTCTCACTCTTGCTGCGTTCATAGCGGACCGCGGGCGTGACCGCCAGACCGGCGGCATCGTGCTACCGGTGATCGCGCTCGCGGCGCTGCCCGCAGGGCTCGTTTTCATCCAGCCGGACCTCGGTACAGCGCTGGTGTACGGGGCGATCACCCTCAGCTTGCTCTTCGTCGGCGGCATTCCTTGGCAACAGATGGCAGCGCTTCTGGTCGCGATCGTGCTGATGGCGACCGCGGTGCTCTGGGCCGCACCCGCCGCAGGCGTGAACTTGCTCAAGGACTATCAGGTCAGTCGCTTGACGGCGTTTCTGCATCCCAGCGATGATCCCGGTGGAGTGGCATTTCAACAGAACCAGGGCCAGATCGCGATTGGCGCCGGACAGCGCATCGGCCGCGGTCTTGAGGACGCCACCCAGACCCAACTCAATTTCATCCCCGAACACCGCACGGACTTCATCTTTGCGGTGGTCGGAGAGTCGTACGGGTTTGCCGGCGCGGCTCTTGTCATGACGCTTTTCGCGCTTCTGATCTGGCGGGGCTTGCGCATTCTTGCGCTTGCCCGCGACCAGTTCGGGGCGTTGATCGCTGCCGGAGTGGTGGCGATGTTGATGTTTCAGGTATTCGTAAACGTAGGGATGAACATCGGAATCATGCCGATCACCGGTGTGACTCTGCCGTTGATGAGTTACGGGGGAGCCTCCGTGCTCACCACGTTCATCGCTCTCGGTCTCTTGCAGTCAGTAGCCGTGCGCAGCCGCCATTAG
- the rpmA gene encoding 50S ribosomal protein L27 translates to MAHKKGLGSSKNGRDSQAKRLGVKVFSGQTVTGGEIIVRQRGTVYKPGEGTGIGRDHTIYAAREGVVDFSTGRRGRVIAVHPAK, encoded by the coding sequence ATGGCTCATAAAAAAGGTCTTGGATCCAGCAAGAACGGTCGCGATTCACAAGCCAAGCGCCTCGGCGTGAAGGTTTTCTCGGGCCAGACAGTCACCGGTGGCGAGATCATCGTCCGTCAGCGTGGCACCGTCTACAAGCCCGGCGAGGGCACTGGCATCGGTCGTGACCACACGATCTACGCGGCCCGCGAGGGCGTAGTTGACTTCTCGACCGGTCGTCGTGGCCGCGTCATCGCAGTCCACCCTGCCAAATAG